The genomic stretch CATTCACCAATCGTTTTAGGGTTACAGGTGCAAATTGTATAAAGTACGGGCATCACCGCACCATGCCAAAAAACCTCTTCGATATGGTGCTGATTCATAAATTCAGCCAAGGTAATATCTTGATTTTTTGATTTAAAAAACTGATGAATTGCAGTTTTAAGTTGCAACATACCTTTGACTAAGCGCCAGCCATACTGCTTGATTCCTTTACGATTATTAATAATTGGAAAGTTACCAATACGGCTACGTGTTGTGGTTAGCCATGTTTCTGTCTTATTTTCAAATAACCAACTGCACGCCATATAGGTACGTACAGGAAAAGTGGGAATCCCCAAATATGCCGCGAGGCTCAGTGTGTTTTTCCATAAATGTGGATTCATCACGCGTAGGGGAGCATCAATCAACCCATCTTCAAATATAACGGTATGGCTATCCATACCACGCCCTGCGAGCGCTTCGAAGATCGTAATATCATGCCCTGCATCTTTTAGAATTCTTGCGGTTGCCAGTCCGGCCATCCCACTACCAATCACTGCTATCTTCACAGTTGTTATCCATGCGTTGACGATAAGATTTATTATGAATCAAGATTTCAAGAAACCCCTTATTAAAAAGTTCCAGTTTTCCTTTTATTTTCAGATCATGGTTTCATCAATCTCATTTGAATTGTAATTTTATTGATTAGTCGCTTAATCAAATAAACCTATATTAAATCAAATATATTTTAGCTTTTTAGCAAAATAAGCTTTTAAAAAAGTAAGATAATTGGACTTTTTATTTAAATAGAGGTTTACAAACGAGTAATATTTGATTAATATTAAGCCACAAAAATGATAAAAACATCACAAAAAGGATAATAAAAGATAATAAAAGCATTAAAAAAATGAGTTAAAAATAAAACTACAGCGCAAAGGGCTTCTATGATTTCACATATAGAAGCCCTTTTATTTTTGCAGAGAGATGATGCATATTTAGACTTATTTTTCGGGATTAACCACGCCTAAATTTCTGCTTTAATCTGACCAAATTTACCGTTATTAAAATCATTAAATGCCTCAATAATTTCTTCCTGAGTATTCATGACAAACGGTCCATAGCCTTCAATTGGCTCATTCAACGGTTGGCCAGTCAATATCAAAAACTGAGCATCACTTAAAGCTTCGATATGAATATGTGGATCCGCATCGTTGGCAAATAATACAACCGAATGATCGACAATCTCGTTGGTTATATTCACGTTTACCCGACCATCTAAAACCACCAATAAACTATTATGACCTACAGGAACATAAAAATCCTGAACCTGCTCAGATTTGAGTGACACATCCCAAACATTAACTGGACTATAGGTCATTGCTGGGCCTTGCTGATCTGCAAATCTACCGGCGATAACACGCAATTGACTCCCAAACGCATCTAAGCTTATTTGTGGAAATGTCGCAGCTTCTATGGCTTGATATTTAGGTGCCGTCATTTTATCTGCAGTTGGTAAATTAACCCAGAGCTGTACCATTTCAAATAAACCACCCGTTTTAGCAAAGTCCTCTGAATGGAACTCTTGATGAACTAAACCCGCACCCGCTGTCATCCACTGTACATCACCTGTTTTGATTGTACCGCCACCACCGTGCGAGTCTTTATGCGTCACTTCACCTTTGTAGGCCAGCGTAACTGTTTCAAAACCACGATGGGGATGTGATCCAACACCACGTTGTGCCAGTGTTGGATCAAAATGATAAGGCGCAGCATAATCTAGCAATAAGAAAGGACTGATTGCTTGCCCTAGACGATCATATGAGAATAAAGTTCTGACTGGAAAACCATCACCGACCCAATGTTGTTGTTCGTTATGATAAACACCTGTTAGTTTTTTCATGCCTAGACTCCGATCACTAGGATATAATATGCAGGCATTTTAGGCATTTAAAAGTACTAAGCCCATGGGTAAACTGATATGCAATTTCCCACATATAGAACAATTAAAACTAATTCATTAAAATATATGAACTTATTTTACTAATCATTATTATCTTATAAATATGATTATGTTTATTATTGTTGAAGCCTTGTTTTAAGCCACGCGACTAATATTATAAGCGTGCAATTAGATACTGTTTAACCGATAAGAAAATTCCATGTGATTTCTACAAAAAAAATGAGAATAAACTAAGTTTGGTTTTCAAATTATATTGAAGCCACCCGATCCATATTATCTAATAATTTCAATATAATACAGAAGTCCCATAATACGCATTGCCTAATGATCAGCTCACAACGCTTAAATGATCATACAATTACACAAGTAAATGAGTTAAAGAGCGATCTAAGCATTTGTAGAAATACTGAGATGACTTGAGGCTAAATCAGAAA from Acinetobacter pullicarnis encodes the following:
- a CDS encoding pirin family protein translates to MKKLTGVYHNEQQHWVGDGFPVRTLFSYDRLGQAISPFLLLDYAAPYHFDPTLAQRGVGSHPHRGFETVTLAYKGEVTHKDSHGGGGTIKTGDVQWMTAGAGLVHQEFHSEDFAKTGGLFEMVQLWVNLPTADKMTAPKYQAIEAATFPQISLDAFGSQLRVIAGRFADQQGPAMTYSPVNVWDVSLKSEQVQDFYVPVGHNSLLVVLDGRVNVNITNEIVDHSVVLFANDADPHIHIEALSDAQFLILTGQPLNEPIEGYGPFVMNTQEEIIEAFNDFNNGKFGQIKAEI